From a single Alkalihalophilus pseudofirmus genomic region:
- the spoIIM gene encoding stage II sporulation protein M: MFKYGVRDMISFHIQENRSIYLFITVLFLIGIIFGAIVVNSLSLTQKHDLYMYLGQFFGQVSEGNLAQSSAIFSQSFAHYAKYFGLMWLLGLSVIGLPVILILLFLKGVVVGFTVGFLVNQMGMSGFLLSFVAIMPQNFILVPAFLIAGTASVAFCLKMIRHQFLKKSSTPFFPIFIKYSALILCVGAALAAASAVEAYLSPLLMKFVLTTF; encoded by the coding sequence ATGTTTAAGTATGGGGTAAGAGATATGATCTCATTTCACATCCAAGAAAATAGATCGATTTATTTATTCATAACTGTATTATTTTTAATCGGAATTATTTTTGGTGCCATCGTCGTTAATAGCTTGAGTTTGACACAAAAGCATGACTTATATATGTATTTGGGGCAATTTTTTGGACAGGTATCAGAGGGGAACCTAGCACAGTCATCTGCTATTTTCAGTCAAAGCTTCGCTCATTACGCTAAATACTTTGGACTCATGTGGCTGCTTGGACTCTCAGTAATTGGGCTGCCGGTTATACTAATATTGTTATTTTTAAAGGGAGTCGTTGTTGGGTTTACGGTCGGCTTTCTTGTCAATCAAATGGGAATGTCAGGCTTTCTTCTTTCCTTTGTAGCAATCATGCCCCAAAATTTTATCCTTGTACCAGCTTTCTTAATAGCAGGTACCGCAAGTGTAGCTTTTTGTTTGAAAATGATCCGTCATCAATTTTTAAAAAAATCAAGTACGCCTTTCTTTCCGATTTTCATTAAGTATTCTGCATTAATACTATGTGTGGGGGCAGCGCTTGCTGCAGCGTCTGCTGTAGAGGCATATCTTTCACCTTTATTAATGAAGTTTGTACTAACTACTTTTTAA
- a CDS encoding Fur family transcriptional regulator, with protein MEKRLERIKKHLHSQSYKLTPQREATVRVLLEHEEDHLSAEDVYLLVKDKAPEIGLATVYRTLELLAELKIVDKINFGDGVSRFDLRQEGAAHFHHHLVCIECGAVDEIQEDLLGDVEEIVERDWNFKIKDHRLTFHGICYRCNDKDETSENEPSNEPSNEESNNE; from the coding sequence ATGGAGAAAAGACTAGAAAGAATTAAAAAGCATTTGCACTCACAAAGCTATAAATTAACACCGCAGCGTGAAGCAACCGTTCGTGTGTTACTTGAGCATGAAGAGGATCACTTGAGTGCAGAAGATGTATACCTCCTTGTCAAAGATAAAGCACCGGAAATTGGACTAGCTACGGTATACCGCACGCTAGAATTACTAGCTGAACTTAAAATTGTTGATAAAATTAATTTTGGTGATGGCGTATCGAGATTTGATCTCAGACAAGAAGGAGCCGCTCACTTTCACCATCATTTAGTATGTATAGAATGTGGTGCAGTAGACGAAATTCAAGAAGATTTACTTGGTGATGTGGAAGAGATCGTTGAGCGTGATTGGAACTTTAAAATTAAAGATCATCGTTTGACTTTCCATGGAATTTGTTATCGCTGTAACGATAAAGACGAAACAAGTGAAAATGAACCTTCTAATGAACCTTCTAATGAAGAATCAAATAACGAATAA
- a CDS encoding YqzK family protein yields MKQWFLLVLQSIKVFLLFIGCTVLFYYGILWVSAEYESYHRYDEPKGKAVKVMSYESNEIEMTWVDRLMMYYHFGE; encoded by the coding sequence ATGAAACAGTGGTTTTTGCTCGTTTTACAAAGTATTAAAGTTTTTCTGCTATTTATAGGATGCACAGTTCTCTTTTATTATGGTATCCTATGGGTGAGTGCTGAGTATGAAAGCTATCATCGTTATGATGAACCAAAAGGAAAAGCGGTCAAAGTGATGAGTTATGAATCAAATGAGATAGAGATGACATGGGTCGATCGTTTAATGATGTACTATCATTTTGGTGAATAG